A window from Hemicordylus capensis ecotype Gifberg chromosome 2, rHemCap1.1.pri, whole genome shotgun sequence encodes these proteins:
- the TENT5C gene encoding terminal nucleotidyltransferase 5C, with protein sequence MNFSLFLLRGRCALAEGAWPRSKSAPINEAGRRGAKLRTLPALTGSRERRLRCCFEHQSTMTDNRHNADCKSCSVLSWDQVSRLHEVLSEVVSIHGRGNFPTLKITLKEIVQTVRNRLDEASIQVHDVRLNGSAAGHVLVKDNGLGCKDLDLIFQVSLPSETEFQLVKDVVLRSLLNFLPEGVNKLKISPVILKEAYIEKLVKVYTEADRWSLISLFNKHGRNIELKFVDRIRRQFEFSVDSFQIILDSLLLYYDCSENPMSEHFHPTVIGESMYGDFEAAFHHLQNRLIATKNPEEIRGGGLLKYSNLLVRNFKPMDREEIKTLERYMCSRFFIDFPDILEQQRKLETYLQNHFAEEDRSKYDYLMTLHRVVNESTVCLMGHELRQTLSLISLLALRVLVEQNIIPSATNVTCYYQPAPYVSNANFSSYYVADTYGESYPTWLPCN encoded by the exons ATGAACTTTTCGCTGTTCCTCCTCCGCGGCCGCTGCGCTCTCGCCGAGGGGGCGTGGCCTCGCTCGAAGTCGGCGCCTATAAATGAAGCCGGGAGGCGTGGGGCAAAGCTGAGAACGCTGCCTGCACTGACGGGCTCTCGGGAGAGGCGCTTACGCTG TTGCTTTGAACACCAGTCTACCATGACAGACAACAGGCACAATGCTGACTGCAAGTCCTGCAGTGTGCTTAGCTGGGATCAGGTCAGTCGCCTGCATGAGGTCCTATCAGAGGTGGTATCAATTCATGGACGTGGCAATTTCCCAACTCTGAAGATAACCctaaaggaaattgtccaaactgTTCGCAACAGGCTGGATGAAGCAAGCATTCAGGTGCATGATGTCCGTCTGAATGGTTCTGCTGCTGGTCATGTCTTGGTCAAAGATAATGGACTGGGTTGTAAGGATCTGGACCTTATTTTTCAAGTGTCTCTCCCTAGTGAGACAGAATTTCAGCTAGTCAAAGATGTGGTTCTGCGGTCCCTTTTAAACTTCTTGCCTGAAGGAGTTAACAAACTGAAAATTAGCCCTGTGATCCTTAAAGAGGCTTATATTGAAAAACTGGTGAAGGTGTACACTGAAGCTGATAGATGGAGCTTAATTTCTCTCTTCAACAAGCATGGCAGGAACATAGAGCTCAAGTTTGTGGATCGTATAAGACGGCAATTTGAGTTCAGTGTGGATTCTTTCCAAATCATTCTGGATTCTCTGCTCCTGTATTATGACTGCTCTGAAAACCCAATGTCTGAGCACTTCCATCCAACTGTGATTGGTGAAAGTATGTATGGTGATTTTGAGGCAGCCTTTCATCACCTTCAGAACAGACTGATAGCTACCAAGAACCCTGAGGAAATTAGGGGAGGGGGGCTCCTGAAGTACAGCAACCTTCTCGTAAGAAATTTCAAGCCCATGGACAGAGAGGAGATAAAGACGCTAGAGCGTTACATGTGCTCCAGGTTCTTCATAGACTTCCCAGACATCCTGGAACAGCAGCGTAAACTGGAGACATACCTCCAGAACCACTTTGCAGAAGAGGACAGAAGCAAATATGACTACCTTATGACTTTGCACAGGGTGGTGAATGAGAGCACAGTGTGCCTCATGGGACATGAACTAAGACAGACGCTGAGCCTTATCTCCCTTCTGGCACTCAGAGTTCTGGTAGAGCAAAACATCATCCCCAGTGCTACTAATGTCACTTGCTATTACCAACCAGCTCCATATGTCAGTAATGCCAACTTCAGCAGTTACTATGTTGCAGATACCTATGGCGAATCTTATCCCACCTGGCTGCCTTGTAACTGA